TGGGGACTCCGCCCACTCTGCATGCTTTAAAAGGCAAGGGAAGAGTAACACTGGGGACTCCGCCCACTCTGCATGCTTTAAAAGGCAAGGGAAGAGTAACACTGGGGACTCCGCCCACTCTGCATGCTTTAAAAGGCAAGGGAAGAGTAACACTGGGGACTCCGCCCACTCTGCATGCTTTAAAAGGCAAGGGAAGAGTAACACTGGGGACTCCGCCCACTCTGCATGCTTTAAAAGGCAAGGGAAGAGTATCACTGGGGACTCCGCCCACTCTGCATGCTTTAAAAGGCAAGGGAAGAGTACCACTGGGGACTCCGCCCACTCTGCATGCTTTAAAAGGCAAGGGAAGAGTAACACTGGGGACTCCGCCCACTCTGCATGCTTTAAAAGGCAAGGGAAGAGTAACACTGGGGACTCCGCCCACTCTGCATGCTTTAAAAGGCAAGGGAAGAGTACCACTGGGGACTCCGCCCACTCTGCATGCTTTAAAAGGCAAGGGAAGAGTAACACTGGGGACTCCGCCCACTCTGCATGCTTTAAAAGGCAAGGGAAGAGTAACACTGGGGACTCCGCCCACTCTGCATGCTTTAAAAGGCAAGGGAAGAGTATCACTGGGGACTCCGCCCACTCTGCATGCTTTAAAAGGCAAGGGAAGAGTATCACTGGGGACTCCGCCCACTCTGCATGCTTTAAAAGGCAAGGGAAGAGTAACACTGGGGACTCCGCCCACTCTGCATGCTTTAAAAGGCAAGGGAAGAGTAACACTGGGGACTCCGCCCACTCTGCATGCTTTAAAAGGCAAGGGAAGAGTATCACTGGGGACTCCGCCCACTCTGCATGCTTTAAAAGGCAAGGGAAGAGTAACACCAGTGAAAATGAACAAAAAGGGATTCTGTTACTAATCAAACTTCTATTCGTCACACAATGTTTTAACTGTCAATGAAAATGCATTTAGGGCTTGTTTCGTAGCCTGGTTCTGAACTGAATTGTTCTGTTCATGAAGCGATCGTGAAACTGGAATATTCAGTTTGAATCATAACAGGCTACTTGTTATGAGGAAGGTTGTGACAATTGAAGCACAAATCATGAGGTACTCCCACTATATCACTGCCTGTGCTTAGTGCACACGGACATGACCAG
The Salmo salar chromosome ssa16, Ssal_v3.1, whole genome shotgun sequence DNA segment above includes these coding regions:
- the LOC106574895 gene encoding nascent polypeptide-associated complex subunit alpha, muscle-specific form isoform X2; translation: MSFSWEDSTNTPGTPPILHALKGKGRVPLGTPPTLHALKGKGRVPLGTPPTLHALKGKGRVTLGTPPTLHALKGKGRVTLGTPPTLHALKGKGRVTLGTPPTLHALKGKGRVTLGTPPTLHALKGKGRVSLGTPPTLHALKGKGRVPLGTPPTLHALKGKGRVTLGTPPTLHALKGKGRVTLGTPPTLHALKGKGRVPLGTPPTLHALKGKGRVTLGTPPTLHALKGKGRVTLGTPPTLHALKGKGRVSLGTPPTLHALKGKGRVSLGTPPTLHALKGKGRVTLGTPPTLHALKGKGRVTLGTPPTLHALKGKGRVSLGTPPTLHALKGKGRVTPVKMNKKGFCY
- the LOC106574895 gene encoding uncharacterized protein isoform X4 codes for the protein MSFSWEDSTNTPGTPPILHALKGKGRVPLGTPPTLHALKGKGRVTLGTPPTLHALKGKGRVTLGTPPTLHALKGKGRVTLGTPPTLHALKGKGRVTLGTPPTLHALKGKGRVSLGTPPTLHALKGKGRVPLGTPPTLHALKGKGRVTLGTPPTLHALKGKGRVTLGTPPTLHALKGKGRVPLGTPPTLHALKGKGRVTLGTPPTLHALKGKGRVTLGTPPTLHALKGKGRVSLGTPPTLHALKGKGRVSLGTPPTLHALKGKGRVTLGTPPTLHALKGKGRVTLGTPPTLHALKGKGRVSLGTPPTLHALKGKGRVTPVKMNKKGFCY
- the LOC106574895 gene encoding dentin sialophosphoprotein isoform X1, encoding MCSLGVGVNSISIPINSESKPIYNFYSLKIIEGNVHWNISVFLNLNGIDPSRALYSLSPRSLYCLATSYVIQLGRQHKHTWDSSHSACFKRQGKSTTGDSAHSACFKRQGKSTTGDSAHSACFKRQGKSNTGDSAHSACFKRQGKSNTGDSAHSACFKRQGKSNTGDSAHSACFKRQGKSNTGDSAHSACFKRQGKSITGDSAHSACFKRQGKSTTGDSAHSACFKRQGKSNTGDSAHSACFKRQGKSNTGDSAHSACFKRQGKSTTGDSAHSACFKRQGKSNTGDSAHSACFKRQGKSNTGDSAHSACFKRQGKSITGDSAHSACFKRQGKSITGDSAHSACFKRQGKSNTGDSAHSACFKRQGKSNTGDSAHSACFKRQGKSITGDSAHSACFKRQGKSNTSENEQKGILLLIKLLFVTQCFNCQ
- the LOC106574895 gene encoding nascent polypeptide-associated complex subunit alpha, muscle-specific form isoform X3; its protein translation is MSFSWEDSTNTPGTPPILHALKGKGRVPLGTPPTLHALKGKGRVPLGTPPTLHALKGKGRVTLGTPPTLHALKGKGRVTLGTPPTLHALKGKGRVTLGTPPTLHALKGKGRVTLGTPPTLHALKGKGRVSLGTPPTLHALKGKGRVPLGTPPTLHALKGKGRVTLGTPPTLHALKGKGRVTLGTPPTLHALKGKGRVPLGTPPTLHALKGKGRVTLGTPPTLHALKGKGRVTLGTPPTLHALKGKGRVSLGTPPTLHALKGKGRVSLGTPPTLHALKGKGRVTLGTPPTLHALKGKGRVTLGTPPTLHALKGKGRVTPVKMNKKGFCY